A stretch of the Planctomycetota bacterium genome encodes the following:
- a CDS encoding type IV pilus twitching motility protein PilT, producing the protein MASTESEQSRTIAGGGTVQIDRLLDTVVRTGASDLHLTVGRKPTVRLHGGLKNLETKVLDSDDLVSLMKSITPERNQQELSEVGGTDFGFGYGDAARFRVSIFKQRGDLAMVLRLIPNELLTFEQIGLPEVVQDLSRRPRGLFLVTGPTGSGKTTSLATVLDYINTYYDRHIVTMEDPIEYFHYHKKSVVNQREVGNDVPSFAEALRRVLRSDPDVILVGEMRDLETIEAAIRAAETGHLVFGTLHTTGAAKTIDRVVDAFPVSQQNQIRVQLSTALLAVLSQALLKRVDKPGRIAAYEFLVVTPAISNLIREGKTFRIDSSIQTGAKFGMQLLDDHLWSLYTSGIISAEEMVDKAKDPGAVRDRVHQTGRTVGRPELDETDVA; encoded by the coding sequence ATGGCCTCAACCGAATCCGAGCAGTCCAGGACCATCGCCGGCGGCGGCACCGTGCAGATCGACCGCCTGCTCGACACCGTCGTGCGGACGGGCGCCAGCGACCTCCACCTCACCGTGGGCCGCAAGCCCACCGTCCGCTTGCACGGCGGCCTGAAGAACCTGGAGACCAAGGTCCTCGATTCGGACGACCTGGTCTCGCTGATGAAGTCGATCACCCCCGAGCGGAACCAGCAGGAGCTCAGCGAGGTCGGTGGCACCGACTTCGGCTTTGGCTACGGCGATGCCGCCCGCTTCCGCGTGTCGATCTTCAAGCAGCGCGGCGATCTGGCGATGGTGCTCCGCCTGATCCCCAACGAGCTGCTGACCTTCGAACAGATCGGCCTGCCCGAGGTGGTGCAGGACCTGTCGCGCCGCCCGCGTGGGCTCTTCCTGGTCACCGGGCCGACCGGCTCGGGCAAGACCACCAGCCTCGCGACGGTACTGGACTACATCAACACCTACTACGACCGCCACATCGTGACCATGGAAGACCCGATCGAGTACTTCCACTACCACAAGAAGAGCGTGGTCAACCAGCGCGAGGTGGGCAACGACGTGCCCAGCTTCGCCGAGGCCCTCCGCCGCGTGCTGCGTTCGGACCCCGACGTGATCCTCGTCGGCGAGATGCGCGACCTCGAGACCATCGAGGCGGCCATCCGAGCTGCCGAGACGGGCCACTTGGTGTTTGGCACCCTGCACACCACCGGGGCCGCCAAGACCATCGACCGCGTGGTGGACGCCTTTCCGGTCAGCCAGCAGAACCAGATCCGGGTGCAGCTGTCGACGGCCCTGCTGGCGGTGCTCAGCCAGGCGCTGCTCAAGCGGGTCGATAAGCCCGGCCGCATCGCCGCCTACGAGTTCCTCGTCGTCACGCCGGCCATCTCGAACCTGATCCGCGAGGGCAAGACCTTCCGCATCGATTCGTCGATCCAGACGGGGGCCAAGTTCGGCATGCAGCTGCTGGACGACCACCTGTGGTCGCTGTACACCAGCGGCATCATCAGCGCCGAGGAGATGGTTGACAAGGCCAAGGATCCAGGTGCCGTGCGTGATCGGGTGCACCAGACCGGGCGGACGGTTGGCCGGCCCGAATTGGATGAGACCGACGTCGCATGA